From the genome of Bacteroides sp. MSB163, one region includes:
- the pelA gene encoding pectate lyase — protein sequence MAQQMPRRNVLRETNNEFFKTEEARRIGNQVLVFQRCTGGWPKNIDMTQKMSNEELAQVLREKSRRNDSTIDNDATTMQMIYLARLYRQTKDVRYRDAFRLAVEYLLSGQYENGGWPQFWPEMRGYQVHITFNDDAIVNTLEILHDIMTAEFPYDGDLTDKAMRQRLSKAFDKGIECILATQIVTDGQLTVWCQQHDRETLKPASARAYELPSYCSSESAAIVRLLMTLPKPDARIKRAVHGAMKWFDTYKLTGLRCERSAGEHGVRDTRLVEDPQAGPIWARYYDLKYCEPYVCDRDGLPRRRLEEIGVERRNGYSWYNSRPAELFNLYDTWAAKYDPKHKVNVSLNSQGANEKGIIEMYRRPVMDRTAFDVVVKPGQSIQDAIEKAPETPASPFKILILKGNYNQKVIIDRPNIVLVGESRDSTVIVLAETAKTRTITQYHGKPVGNGVIVLQEGADDCVISGLTVYNNGTTVENTTTHQMSIFGRATRTIVINCNVWADGNDALSLWAPKGNGMYYHADLYLRCPGVDFLCPRGWCYATRCRFYGDGRALIWHDGRGDKSKKLVITNSSFDAQSPTILGRWHHDSQFFIINCQMSEQILDCNIGYAYSDKVLDPCPWGQRVYYYGCRRQGGHSGWLGNNLQQAESAPTFYGITAQWTFDGKWDPERRIRDLWNVLAY from the coding sequence ATGGCACAGCAAATGCCGAGACGCAATGTTTTACGCGAAACAAACAATGAATTTTTCAAGACTGAAGAAGCGCGTCGCATAGGCAATCAGGTGCTGGTGTTTCAGCGTTGTACCGGTGGTTGGCCGAAGAATATCGATATGACTCAAAAGATGAGTAATGAGGAATTAGCGCAAGTCTTAAGGGAGAAGTCACGCCGTAACGATTCGACAATTGATAACGACGCGACCACCATGCAGATGATTTATCTGGCTCGTTTATACAGGCAAACAAAGGATGTGCGCTACCGTGACGCCTTCCGTCTGGCGGTGGAGTATCTTCTGAGCGGTCAGTATGAAAATGGCGGATGGCCTCAATTCTGGCCGGAAATGCGCGGATATCAGGTACATATTACTTTTAATGATGATGCGATAGTGAATACACTGGAAATACTGCATGACATTATGACTGCTGAATTTCCTTATGACGGTGACCTCACCGACAAGGCAATGCGTCAACGGCTGTCGAAAGCTTTTGATAAGGGAATTGAATGTATTCTGGCAACACAGATCGTAACTGATGGACAGCTTACGGTATGGTGTCAGCAACACGACCGGGAAACCTTGAAACCGGCTTCGGCACGTGCCTACGAGTTGCCCTCGTATTGCTCGTCAGAGAGTGCTGCCATCGTGCGTTTGCTTATGACGTTGCCTAAACCCGATGCACGTATTAAGCGGGCTGTCCACGGAGCTATGAAATGGTTTGATACGTATAAACTCACCGGTTTGCGGTGTGAACGGTCGGCAGGAGAGCATGGTGTACGGGATACCCGTCTTGTAGAAGATCCGCAGGCCGGGCCGATATGGGCGCGTTATTATGATTTGAAGTATTGCGAACCTTATGTTTGCGACCGTGATGGTTTGCCACGACGTCGATTGGAGGAAATCGGAGTGGAACGTCGCAATGGTTACAGCTGGTATAACAGTCGCCCGGCCGAGCTTTTCAATCTGTATGATACCTGGGCTGCCAAATATGATCCGAAGCACAAAGTAAATGTTAGTCTGAATTCCCAAGGAGCTAATGAGAAGGGAATTATCGAAATGTATCGTCGTCCGGTGATGGATCGCACAGCTTTCGATGTGGTGGTGAAGCCGGGACAAAGTATTCAGGATGCCATTGAGAAAGCACCTGAGACACCGGCAAGTCCTTTCAAGATTCTTATATTAAAAGGTAACTATAATCAAAAGGTCATCATAGACCGTCCGAACATTGTATTGGTAGGTGAGAGCCGTGACAGTACAGTGATTGTTTTAGCCGAGACTGCTAAGACAAGGACCATCACTCAATATCATGGAAAACCTGTAGGCAATGGTGTGATTGTGCTGCAAGAGGGGGCTGATGATTGTGTCATTAGCGGTCTGACAGTATATAACAATGGAACTACTGTGGAGAACACTACCACCCACCAGATGTCTATCTTTGGACGTGCTACACGTACCATTGTTATTAATTGCAATGTATGGGCTGATGGTAATGATGCACTTTCACTTTGGGCGCCGAAAGGCAATGGAATGTATTATCATGCCGATCTTTATCTGCGTTGTCCCGGAGTGGATTTTCTTTGTCCGCGCGGGTGGTGTTATGCTACTCGTTGCCGGTTCTATGGCGATGGCCGTGCACTGATCTGGCATGACGGTCGGGGTGATAAGAGTAAGAAACTGGTTATCACTAATTCGTCTTTTGATGCTCAATCGCCCACTATTCTCGGACGTTGGCATCATGACTCGCAGTTCTTTATTATCAATTGTCAGATGTCGGAACAGATTCTAGATTGCAATATTGGTTATGCTTATTCGGACAAAGTGCTTGATCCTTGTCCATGGGGACAGCGTGTTTATTACTATGGTTGTCGTCGTCAGGGAGGCCATAGCGGTTGGTTAGGCAATAATCTGCAACAGGCGGAGAGTGCACCGACATTTTATGGTATTACTGCCCAATGGACGTTTGACGGTAAGTGGGATCCGGAACGGAGAATTCGTGATCTTTGGAATGTTTTGGCTTATTGA